A stretch of the Parabacteroides timonensis genome encodes the following:
- a CDS encoding hybrid sensor histidine kinase/response regulator transcription factor, translating to MMEKSSVTRILYFLILLFSCNGFIKGNNPSYYFQQLSLDKGLSQTTVNCILADNKGLIWIGTASGLNCFDRYDMKSYFHEKDNPYSLPGNTIYFLAEDSLNNIWISTNNGLTLYDKSSDSFHPILFEDKAILTNSFYTCPGAILFSANDGLYIYDYKKQAFSKRSIIQKDSSNFRPYYIKPWENGELLLISHWNGILRYNPVSGQISPTDYPVQTNLNAAYLDSKKRLYLSSYNKGFVCYAPNGEKLYHIHTGNSKLNNNLVLDFMEIDNKLWITTDGGGINIMDLNNPSDITAIMHTPGDMSSLPVNSVKCLYRDKQDNIWGGTVRGGMIGIKEVFMKTYKDVPLNNTNGLSDISVISIHEDKRGRLWLGTDGGGINQYNPYTDTFKHYPSTYGDKVVSITDYSDSELLVSLYTKGLYLFNKETGRYSRPFHVIDEATTIDQFHGGNASMAYRITDEWSYFLGKNALSHNLKTGKFSFLKVDGKELAVGPMKMVCTDNRSAYIIQSNKLYEVHHGNDTIHVLLSIGEHETIKAVARDKNGIFWIGTEYGFGYFNSNTKEFTKIETKLFNSVSTLLLDEQERLWIGARNMLFSYDLKKKRFASWGESDGYTTNEFIYKYQVSSISDYIYLGGASGLLRINKNISTKEEDLPEIRLMDVLLDGNSCIDKLQPGNNNITIPHTHSSVEIKVIAMEKDVFRNKLYRYTITGLDKQYTETYSHILSLRMLAPGSYSILVSCNSKSGEWSEPADVLHITVTPPWYQRPYVFAIFIILFILILLWIDYVSRRRRDRKMRWKIKEHTNKINEEKIHFLINISHELRTPLTLIYAPLKRILDKNSWNDPEKLKGQLGGIYKQVLDMRNIINMVLDMNSLKETKSPLHKTPHPLNEWISSIAKDFESELEARHIRIDYQLDDRIGQVSFDGQKCTTVLSNLLMNALKFSSPDTTITVSSQLMDGKVYVSVADQGIGLGDLDIDKLFTRYYQGNHEQSGSGIGLSFAKVLIERHGGTIGAMNNTDGGATFFFELPLDTESDNPENEESRYDTWQPVETPSEPEAFSTNNYSVIIVEDKKELSSFLKEALQESFKNVYLAANGEEAVEIINQKHPDIIVSDIMMPKMNGYELCKKIKEDIATSHIPVILLTARGDLDSTTMGYKLGADAYLAKPFDMELLMTVISNQLKNREAIKQKYKESHLHLTEAIPTAPTNNLDEEFMLKLNKLIYDNLPSRELDVKFLTTQLGMSRTPLYAKLKALTNMGVNDYINMIRIEKASQLLTGSAMNITEISETVGFEYPRHFSTLFKQIKGITPSQFRQQEKKG from the coding sequence ATGATGGAAAAAAGCTCTGTTACACGAATTTTATACTTTCTGATCCTGCTGTTTTCCTGCAACGGATTTATAAAGGGGAACAATCCCAGTTATTATTTCCAGCAACTGAGTCTTGACAAAGGACTCTCGCAAACAACAGTTAATTGTATCCTAGCCGACAACAAAGGACTGATCTGGATCGGGACTGCTTCGGGACTGAACTGTTTCGACCGCTACGATATGAAAAGCTATTTCCATGAAAAAGACAATCCCTATTCTTTACCGGGAAATACGATCTACTTCCTGGCAGAAGACTCCCTGAACAATATCTGGATATCGACCAATAACGGCTTAACCCTGTACGACAAGAGCAGCGACTCATTCCATCCGATCCTGTTCGAAGATAAAGCGATCCTGACAAACTCTTTTTATACCTGCCCCGGCGCCATCCTTTTCTCTGCAAATGATGGCCTGTACATATATGATTATAAAAAGCAGGCATTCAGTAAAAGATCGATCATCCAAAAGGACTCATCCAACTTCAGGCCGTATTACATAAAACCCTGGGAGAATGGAGAGCTTTTACTTATCTCCCACTGGAACGGCATTCTCAGATATAATCCGGTTTCCGGTCAGATCTCCCCCACGGATTATCCGGTGCAGACTAATCTGAACGCCGCCTATCTGGATAGTAAAAAAAGACTTTATCTGTCTTCCTATAATAAAGGGTTCGTTTGCTATGCCCCTAACGGTGAGAAACTCTATCATATCCATACAGGAAATTCAAAACTGAATAACAACCTGGTTCTCGACTTCATGGAGATAGATAATAAACTCTGGATAACCACCGATGGCGGAGGCATCAATATCATGGATCTGAATAATCCCTCGGATATCACAGCTATTATGCATACGCCGGGAGATATGAGCTCCCTTCCTGTTAATTCCGTCAAATGTCTTTACAGGGATAAACAAGATAATATCTGGGGCGGAACGGTTAGAGGCGGCATGATCGGTATAAAGGAGGTCTTTATGAAAACATATAAGGATGTACCTCTCAACAATACAAACGGATTAAGCGATATATCAGTCATCAGCATCCATGAAGATAAACGAGGACGCTTATGGCTGGGGACGGACGGAGGAGGTATCAACCAATATAATCCCTATACCGATACATTTAAGCATTACCCTTCCACATACGGGGACAAGGTCGTATCTATTACCGATTATTCAGACTCGGAACTGCTTGTATCCTTATATACGAAAGGTCTTTACCTGTTCAATAAGGAGACAGGACGTTACAGCCGCCCTTTCCATGTGATCGATGAAGCGACAACAATCGATCAGTTTCATGGTGGTAATGCGTCTATGGCTTACAGGATCACGGATGAGTGGTCTTACTTCCTGGGCAAAAATGCTCTCAGCCATAATCTTAAGACCGGGAAATTCTCATTCCTGAAAGTCGACGGAAAAGAGTTAGCCGTCGGTCCGATGAAGATGGTATGCACTGACAACCGGTCTGCTTATATCATTCAAAGCAATAAGCTTTATGAAGTACATCACGGCAACGACACAATACATGTCCTGCTCAGTATCGGGGAACACGAAACGATCAAAGCCGTTGCCCGCGATAAGAACGGCATCTTCTGGATCGGAACAGAGTATGGCTTCGGTTACTTCAATTCGAACACAAAAGAGTTTACCAAAATAGAGACCAAGCTATTCAACAGCGTATCTACCCTCCTTCTCGATGAACAGGAACGACTTTGGATCGGCGCACGTAATATGTTATTCTCTTACGACCTGAAAAAGAAACGCTTTGCCTCATGGGGAGAGTCGGATGGATATACCACCAACGAGTTCATTTATAAGTACCAGGTATCTTCCATCTCGGATTATATTTATCTGGGAGGAGCTTCCGGCTTATTACGTATCAATAAAAATATATCGACCAAGGAAGAAGACCTTCCCGAAATCAGGTTGATGGACGTATTGCTCGACGGAAACTCTTGCATCGACAAGCTACAACCGGGGAATAATAATATCACCATTCCCCATACCCATAGCTCGGTGGAAATAAAAGTGATTGCAATGGAGAAAGATGTATTCAGAAACAAGTTGTACCGTTACACGATCACCGGACTCGACAAGCAGTATACTGAAACATACAGTCACATCCTCTCCCTTCGTATGCTGGCTCCCGGTAGTTATTCGATCCTGGTGTCCTGTAATTCGAAGAGCGGCGAATGGAGCGAACCGGCCGATGTGCTTCATATCACGGTGACACCGCCCTGGTATCAGCGTCCTTATGTCTTCGCGATCTTTATTATTCTGTTTATTCTGATATTGCTCTGGATAGATTATGTATCCCGCCGACGCAGAGACAGGAAAATGCGATGGAAGATAAAGGAACATACCAATAAGATTAATGAAGAGAAAATACATTTCCTGATCAATATCAGCCATGAGTTGCGTACTCCGCTGACACTGATCTACGCCCCGTTGAAGAGGATACTCGACAAAAACAGCTGGAACGATCCGGAGAAACTGAAAGGGCAACTGGGCGGTATCTATAAACAGGTACTCGATATGCGTAACATTATCAACATGGTACTGGATATGAACAGCCTGAAAGAGACGAAGAGTCCCCTGCATAAAACACCTCATCCGCTCAATGAATGGATCAGTTCGATTGCAAAGGATTTTGAAAGTGAACTCGAAGCCCGGCATATCCGCATAGATTACCAGTTGGACGACCGGATCGGACAGGTTAGTTTCGATGGACAGAAATGTACGACGGTCCTCTCGAACCTATTAATGAACGCACTGAAGTTCAGTTCGCCTGATACGACCATTACTGTATCCAGTCAACTGATGGATGGCAAAGTATATGTCAGTGTTGCCGACCAGGGAATCGGTCTGGGTGATCTGGATATAGATAAACTCTTTACCCGTTATTATCAGGGGAACCATGAGCAATCGGGAAGCGGTATCGGACTATCGTTCGCCAAAGTCCTGATCGAACGGCATGGAGGAACGATCGGGGCAATGAATAATACCGATGGCGGGGCCACTTTCTTCTTCGAACTTCCACTCGATACCGAGAGCGATAACCCGGAAAATGAAGAAAGCCGGTACGACACATGGCAGCCTGTCGAGACGCCGTCCGAGCCGGAAGCTTTCTCCACCAATAACTATTCAGTGATTATTGTCGAAGACAAGAAAGAATTGAGTTCTTTCCTGAAAGAAGCATTACAGGAGTCCTTTAAGAATGTATATCTGGCGGCTAACGGGGAGGAAGCCGTGGAGATCATCAACCAGAAGCACCCCGACATCATCGTCAGCGACATCATGATGCCGAAAATGAACGGGTATGAATTATGCAAGAAAATTAAGGAAGACATCGCAACAAGTCATATCCCCGTGATCCTTCTTACAGCCCGGGGTGACCTCGACAGTACTACAATGGGTTACAAGCTCGGAGCAGATGCTTACCTGGCCAAACCTTTTGATATGGAACTATTAATGACGGTCATCAGCAACCAGTTGAAGAACCGGGAAGCTATCAAACAGAAATATAAGGAAAGTCATCTGCATCTGACAGAAGCGATCCCCACTGCCCCGACAAACAACCTGGATGAAGAATTCATGCTGAAGTTAAACAAGCTGATCTATGATAATCTGCCGTCCCGCGAACTCGACGTTAAGTTCCTGACTACCCAGCTGGGAATGAGCCGTACGCCGCTTTACGCCAAGTTGAAGGCACTAACCAATATGGGGGTAAACGATTACATCAATATGATCCGTATCGAGAAGGCTTCTCAACTACTGACAGGTTCCGCCATGAATATAACGGAGATATCCGAAACCGTCGGCTTTGAATATCCCCGCCATTTCAGTACCTTGTTCAAACAGATCAAAGGTATTACTCCATCACAGTTCAGGCAGCAGGAGAAAAAGGGTTAA
- a CDS encoding SusC/RagA family TonB-linked outer membrane protein gives MKKSLVTLLLMLFCCAVFAQQNVNGVVIEEATSEPLAGAAVQVKNSQSGTIADADGKFSISVSPGQTLLISYIGMIPQEILVKEGMTNLTIKMLSDAVDINEVVVVGYGVQKKVNLTGSVSSVKGEALELRPVADAVQSLQGMVPGLLVSNSSGGRPGGTGTLTLRGQGNLDNNAAPYILVDGVEMSLSDVNPSDIENISVLKDAAACAIYGARAAYGVILVTTKKGEEGKMRINYQGTVGWSSPTVLPDMVNSYDFAQYWNAGVTNAGSPRLYSDEKLGLLQQYINDPSSVNPWFELPANANMNPAFENSESGVGNVNYFDLHYKNWAFKQNHNISLSGGGKAAQYYISGGYYSEDGILRYADMDYKRYNFAANITSQLTSWMKLKVNSKFMHSDQNTPFGDGGISEGFYHSLARFRPTVSPIDPNGNFTELTMIPYLQSGTYTNTQRDNMNLTAGLEIQPMKNWFIFFDYTYKMGNKEYEALNVSPLIYGADGVSTSKGVRSELGMSPDGKFTRSYDRSRYQSINLYTNYLFSIAEKHNFTVMAGFQEEDYDYSLMKNSITGLYSTSNPNVGMGTGDKTVVDTRNGWATRGFFGRINYDYDGRYLVEVNGRYDGSSRFASGNRWGFFPSVSLGWNITREEFMSSVTDVLSNLKLRGSYGLLGNQAGAALYTFAATMSLNNGLGNYIFSDGRHIFTKAPGVVNPNTTWEKVESKNIGIDFGFLGNSLTGTFDIFQRDTKDMLGPGVDFPDFFGADAPKTNNARMRNRGWELALNYRGQINGDIQYTIGGSISDATSEVTEYANPTGTNPNDNWYTGKKVGEIWGYRADGLIQTQEEADAYNEKYDMSFISGRPWTPGDVKYRDLNGDNKVNKGTNTLDDMGDMTVIGNTTPRYQYTVNGSISWKGISLSMMFQGVGKRDWNPGTGAYFWGSGPYAQVTVFKEHLDYWSESNPGAYYPKPYIHTAGGVVPFRDKTMTTSDRYIQSGAYCRLKNLTVSYDLPAIWTNKVGLQKAQVFFSGENLLTFTKLKGMYDPEAIYTKNDYTSEGGKNYPMNRVISVGLVVNL, from the coding sequence ATGAAAAAATCTCTTGTAACATTGTTACTGATGTTATTCTGTTGTGCCGTTTTTGCACAGCAAAATGTGAATGGCGTTGTCATAGAAGAGGCTACGTCGGAACCCTTGGCCGGAGCAGCCGTTCAGGTGAAAAACTCACAGAGCGGAACGATTGCCGATGCGGATGGAAAGTTTTCCATTAGCGTATCGCCCGGGCAAACTTTATTGATTTCTTATATTGGCATGATCCCTCAGGAGATACTCGTGAAGGAAGGCATGACTAATCTAACTATTAAAATGCTTAGTGACGCAGTGGATATAAACGAAGTAGTAGTGGTAGGCTATGGTGTACAGAAGAAAGTGAACCTGACCGGTTCGGTTTCTTCGGTGAAAGGCGAGGCGCTGGAGCTTCGTCCGGTAGCTGATGCTGTGCAGAGTCTGCAGGGAATGGTGCCGGGGTTGCTGGTTAGCAATTCCAGTGGCGGCCGTCCCGGAGGTACCGGTACTTTGACATTGCGTGGACAAGGAAACCTTGACAATAATGCTGCACCTTATATCCTGGTGGACGGTGTGGAAATGAGTCTTTCGGATGTAAACCCCAGCGATATTGAAAACATATCGGTATTGAAGGATGCGGCGGCCTGTGCTATCTACGGTGCGCGTGCAGCTTACGGTGTGATCCTGGTGACTACCAAGAAAGGGGAAGAAGGTAAAATGCGTATCAATTACCAGGGAACGGTAGGTTGGAGTTCGCCGACTGTATTACCAGATATGGTTAATTCGTACGACTTTGCTCAATACTGGAATGCAGGTGTTACAAATGCCGGTTCACCGCGTTTGTACAGTGACGAGAAACTAGGTCTGCTGCAACAGTATATTAATGATCCGAGCAGCGTAAATCCGTGGTTCGAACTACCTGCTAATGCCAATATGAACCCGGCTTTCGAAAACTCGGAGTCAGGAGTAGGTAATGTGAACTATTTTGATCTGCATTATAAGAACTGGGCTTTCAAGCAGAATCATAACATCAGCCTGAGCGGTGGCGGTAAAGCGGCACAATATTATATCTCAGGAGGATATTATTCGGAAGACGGTATCCTTCGTTATGCCGACATGGATTATAAACGTTATAATTTTGCGGCTAATATCACTTCACAGCTGACCAGCTGGATGAAGTTGAAGGTGAATTCCAAATTCATGCACTCCGACCAGAATACCCCGTTCGGTGACGGTGGTATCAGCGAAGGTTTCTATCATTCGCTGGCACGTTTCCGTCCGACGGTTTCGCCGATCGACCCGAACGGAAACTTTACGGAGCTGACAATGATCCCGTACCTGCAGAGTGGTACTTATACGAATACACAGCGTGATAATATGAACCTTACCGCCGGTCTGGAAATCCAGCCGATGAAGAACTGGTTTATCTTCTTCGACTATACGTATAAAATGGGTAACAAGGAATATGAAGCCCTGAACGTCAGCCCGCTTATTTATGGAGCCGACGGTGTGAGCACTTCTAAAGGGGTACGCTCGGAGTTAGGTATGTCGCCTGATGGTAAATTTACCCGCAGCTATGACCGCTCACGTTATCAGTCGATCAATTTGTACACAAATTACCTTTTCAGCATTGCTGAAAAGCATAACTTTACTGTAATGGCTGGTTTCCAGGAAGAAGACTATGACTACAGCCTGATGAAGAACTCCATTACAGGATTATATTCAACCAGCAACCCGAACGTGGGAATGGGAACAGGCGACAAGACCGTTGTCGATACCCGTAACGGCTGGGCTACCCGTGGTTTCTTCGGACGTATCAATTATGATTACGATGGTCGTTACCTGGTTGAAGTGAACGGTCGTTACGACGGTTCTTCCCGCTTCGCTTCCGGCAACCGCTGGGGATTTTTCCCTTCCGTATCGCTGGGATGGAATATCACGCGTGAAGAGTTTATGAGCTCTGTGACAGATGTGTTGTCTAACCTGAAGCTACGTGGTTCTTATGGTTTGCTGGGTAATCAGGCAGGTGCCGCCCTCTATACTTTTGCGGCAACCATGTCTTTGAACAACGGTTTAGGTAATTATATCTTCTCCGACGGACGCCATATCTTTACAAAAGCACCGGGTGTAGTAAATCCGAATACAACCTGGGAGAAAGTGGAAAGTAAGAATATCGGTATTGATTTCGGTTTCTTAGGAAACTCTTTGACCGGTACGTTCGACATTTTCCAGCGCGATACGAAAGATATGTTAGGCCCTGGTGTCGACTTCCCTGATTTCTTCGGAGCCGATGCTCCTAAAACAAATAATGCACGTATGCGTAACCGGGGGTGGGAGTTGGCTTTGAATTATCGCGGACAAATCAACGGTGATATTCAATATACGATCGGCGGTTCAATCTCCGATGCCACTTCAGAAGTGACCGAATATGCCAACCCGACCGGAACGAACCCGAATGACAATTGGTATACAGGGAAGAAAGTGGGTGAAATCTGGGGTTATCGTGCCGACGGTCTGATACAGACACAGGAAGAAGCCGACGCTTATAATGAGAAATATGATATGTCGTTTATCAGCGGACGTCCCTGGACACCGGGCGATGTGAAGTATCGCGACCTGAATGGCGACAATAAAGTTAACAAAGGAACCAACACATTGGATGATATGGGCGATATGACGGTGATCGGTAATACGACCCCGCGTTATCAATATACAGTGAACGGTTCTATCAGTTGGAAGGGCATAAGCCTGAGCATGATGTTCCAGGGCGTAGGCAAACGTGACTGGAATCCGGGAACAGGTGCTTATTTCTGGGGAAGCGGTCCGTATGCACAGGTGACTGTGTTCAAGGAACATCTGGATTACTGGAGTGAATCGAATCCGGGTGCTTACTATCCGAAACCCTATATCCATACGGCAGGTGGCGTTGTACCGTTCCGTGATAAAACGATGACGACCAGCGACCGGTATATTCAGAGCGGTGCGTATTGCCGTCTGAAAAACCTGACAGTAAGCTATGACCTTCCTGCAATCTGGACGAACAAAGTCGGTTTGCAGAAGGCACAGGTATTCTTCTCCGGTGAGAACTTATTGACTTTTACAAAGTTGAAAGGTATGTATGACCCGGAAGCGATCTATACAAAGAATGATTATACCAGTGAAGGTGGTAAGAACTATCCGATGAACCGGGTGATATCTGTGGGTTTAGTTGTTAACTTATAA
- a CDS encoding RagB/SusD family nutrient uptake outer membrane protein, translating into MKKRNIFLGLILAFSLTSCFDLDKMPEGVLSTAQPFNSTGEMRNYLDQFYQTGAAYGSGLRAQDFGAGGGGNIAGYDTHSDNMSSSSVSSRLAGETTLSGASKLSNYTGIRNLNFLLNNLGNCAEEGTSEYNQYVGEAYYFRAWYYYQMFVNYGPLTWVSTPLDPDEGAMQLPRDSRTVVADSILADLDKAIFYLNEQNNSGSMRVHRDVARALKSEVALFEGTWEKYHKAKGDKFYDPSVTDEKIKSYFTQAIAAAKEVMDRGVWKIYTTGNTTNDYRQMFQTTDLSGNPEVLWFKMYDGDQIGNNVNRYLNQGGGGVGVTASLVDDYLTIDGKPFVGNALIEAKKVFGNELLPTVRDPRLVQTICAPGQQLRPDDAPPYYVVPPLIGSSAYNQNMTGYSLLKHVQIDYTGSLDAEFKGATPAIQFRYADILLNYAEAMAELDGAANSQNIIVALQPLRDRVGMPAVDFDREYNQESDYPFRHLNKYIQAVRRERRIEKACEGRRLEDILRWAAADELIVGKWAKGALFVGSNLQNHPEFDGKLVYDQPSGNNLYLTGKPGDALRYVVPSNPAGYEQGWKFNVGRDYLLPIQPRMLSLTGGKWEQNPGW; encoded by the coding sequence ATGAAAAAAAGAAATATATTTTTAGGCTTGATCCTGGCTTTCAGCCTTACATCTTGCTTTGATTTAGATAAAATGCCGGAAGGTGTGCTTTCTACTGCACAGCCTTTCAACAGTACCGGCGAAATGAGAAACTACCTGGATCAGTTCTACCAGACAGGTGCAGCTTATGGTAGCGGCCTGCGTGCGCAGGATTTCGGTGCCGGTGGAGGTGGAAATATTGCCGGGTATGATACACACAGTGATAATATGTCGTCCAGCTCGGTAAGTTCCCGTCTGGCCGGGGAGACCACATTGAGCGGAGCTTCCAAGTTGTCGAACTATACAGGTATCCGTAATCTGAACTTTTTACTTAATAACTTAGGTAACTGCGCAGAAGAGGGAACTTCGGAGTATAACCAGTATGTAGGTGAAGCCTACTATTTCCGTGCCTGGTATTATTATCAGATGTTTGTGAATTATGGTCCCCTGACATGGGTCAGCACGCCGCTCGATCCGGACGAAGGTGCCATGCAACTTCCCCGCGACAGTCGTACGGTCGTAGCCGACAGTATCCTGGCGGATCTGGATAAGGCGATCTTTTATCTGAACGAACAGAATAACAGTGGTTCGATGCGTGTGCACAGAGACGTAGCCCGTGCCCTGAAGAGCGAAGTCGCCTTGTTTGAAGGAACCTGGGAGAAATATCACAAAGCAAAGGGGGATAAGTTTTATGATCCTTCGGTAACGGACGAAAAGATAAAGAGTTATTTCACACAAGCCATAGCTGCTGCCAAAGAGGTGATGGATCGTGGTGTATGGAAGATTTATACAACCGGAAATACGACGAACGATTACCGTCAGATGTTCCAGACAACAGATTTATCCGGTAACCCGGAAGTCCTCTGGTTTAAGATGTATGACGGCGACCAGATCGGAAACAACGTGAACCGTTACCTGAACCAGGGTGGCGGAGGCGTCGGCGTGACAGCTTCATTGGTAGACGATTACCTGACTATCGACGGAAAGCCTTTTGTGGGTAATGCACTGATAGAAGCCAAGAAGGTATTCGGAAACGAACTATTGCCAACCGTTCGCGACCCGCGTCTGGTACAAACCATTTGTGCACCGGGACAGCAACTTCGTCCGGACGATGCACCTCCATATTACGTGGTTCCGCCGCTGATCGGTTCCTCTGCCTATAACCAGAACATGACCGGTTATTCTTTATTGAAGCATGTGCAGATCGATTATACCGGTAGTCTGGATGCAGAATTTAAGGGGGCAACACCTGCTATTCAGTTCCGTTATGCCGATATCCTGTTAAATTACGCAGAAGCGATGGCTGAATTGGATGGAGCTGCCAATTCTCAAAATATTATCGTAGCTTTGCAACCGTTGCGTGACCGTGTTGGTATGCCTGCCGTTGACTTTGATCGGGAATATAATCAGGAATCCGATTATCCTTTCCGTCATTTGAATAAATATATTCAGGCTGTGCGCCGTGAACGCCGTATTGAAAAAGCTTGTGAAGGCCGTCGTCTGGAAGATATCCTGCGTTGGGCTGCTGCCGATGAACTGATTGTCGGTAAGTGGGCGAAAGGTGCTCTTTTTGTAGGAAGCAACTTGCAGAATCATCCGGAGTTTGATGGTAAGCTGGTGTATGACCAGCCTTCCGGAAATAATCTTTATCTGACAGGAAAGCCGGGTGATGCTTTACGTTATGTAGTGCCCAGCAATCCGGCCGGTTACGAGCAAGGATGGAAGTTTAATGTCGGTCGCGACTATCTGTTACCTATTCAACCTCGTATGCTGTCGCTGACAGGAGGTAAATGGGAACAGAACCCAGGGTGGTAA